A DNA window from Paenibacillus sp. HWE-109 contains the following coding sequences:
- the pdxT gene encoding pyridoxal 5'-phosphate synthase glutaminase subunit PdxT: MTKIGVLALQGAVAEHIRGIEKAGAEGVVVKRTEQLADLDGIILPGGESTTIGKLMRTYGFIEALQDFSAAGKPIFGTCAGLIVIAKEITGQPEAHLGLMDITVARNAFGRQRESFETDLPIKGIDENVRAVFIRAPLIEKVGPDVDVLATYDGQIVAAQQGHLLAASFHPELTDDFRLHSYFLDMVQQSKHI, translated from the coding sequence ATGACGAAGATTGGGGTCCTCGCGCTGCAAGGCGCGGTAGCGGAGCATATTCGCGGCATTGAGAAGGCGGGTGCTGAGGGCGTTGTAGTTAAACGCACGGAGCAGTTAGCCGACCTAGATGGCATTATTCTTCCCGGTGGAGAAAGTACGACCATCGGCAAGCTGATGCGTACGTACGGCTTCATCGAAGCGCTGCAGGATTTCTCTGCCGCAGGCAAGCCGATCTTCGGTACCTGCGCAGGTCTGATTGTGATCGCGAAAGAGATCACCGGACAGCCGGAAGCCCATCTTGGGCTGATGGATATTACGGTGGCACGCAACGCGTTCGGGCGTCAACGCGAAAGCTTTGAGACGGATCTGCCGATCAAAGGCATCGACGAGAACGTTCGCGCGGTCTTCATTCGCGCCCCACTGATTGAGAAAGTGGGACCGGATGTGGATGTTCTGGCTACGTATGACGGCCAGATCGTAGCGGCGCAGCAAGGGCATCTTCTTGCTGCTTCTTTCCACCCTGAGCTGACGGATGATTTCCGTCTGCACAGCTACTTCTTGGATATGGTACAGCAAAGCAAGCATATATAA
- a CDS encoding D-alanyl-D-alanine carboxypeptidase family protein produces the protein MRFLRFTKKKVALVLGVSIIAQSLLLHIQPTYAADTKTPAATTAPAAATTPATASNEPKIAAKSGIVMEASTGTVLYEMNADEAFPPASMAKMMTEYLAMESIKEGKFKWDSPVTATKNAADVIGSGQLIAENETLTFKDMFNAMSIYSANDASVAFAELLGGTEENFAKMMNEKAKQLGMSDKAHFISATGLSRADLKNPPASIEGETKMTARDAAILAYNILKDHKEILEFTKIPSLKLRPTDKTPMINWNWMLEGNLTNTNLKKYAYAGLDGLKTGSTDDAGYCFTGTAEKNGMRIITVVMGTKTEPERFNETRKLLDYGFNNFEIKPFLNAKQQIDSLKIVNIKKGVQTQVPLVTKTGLTFIARKGAKDTDFTITAEPVEESKLVAPITKGDALGKVKVSYNGQEKTVDLIADDDVQKGSWIRLLFRSFKNFFSDMFKGVKGGS, from the coding sequence GTGAGATTTTTACGTTTTACAAAGAAAAAGGTTGCTTTGGTGTTAGGTGTTAGTATAATTGCTCAATCCTTACTTTTACATATACAGCCAACGTATGCCGCAGATACCAAAACACCGGCAGCAACGACGGCTCCAGCGGCTGCAACTACGCCGGCAACTGCGTCCAATGAGCCCAAAATTGCTGCTAAGTCTGGAATCGTCATGGAAGCAAGCACAGGCACAGTTCTCTATGAGATGAATGCGGATGAAGCTTTCCCGCCGGCAAGTATGGCGAAGATGATGACAGAGTACTTGGCGATGGAAAGCATTAAAGAAGGCAAGTTCAAATGGGATTCCCCTGTAACAGCAACTAAAAATGCCGCAGACGTTATTGGTTCCGGACAGCTTATTGCTGAAAATGAAACACTGACGTTCAAAGATATGTTTAATGCGATGTCCATCTATTCTGCGAACGATGCTTCCGTGGCTTTTGCTGAATTGCTGGGAGGGACGGAAGAGAATTTTGCTAAAATGATGAATGAGAAAGCCAAGCAACTTGGGATGTCGGACAAAGCTCATTTCATTAGTGCCACAGGACTTTCCCGTGCAGATCTCAAAAATCCTCCCGCATCTATTGAGGGTGAGACCAAAATGACGGCGCGCGATGCGGCTATTCTTGCTTATAATATCCTCAAAGATCATAAGGAAATTCTTGAATTCACGAAAATCCCATCTTTGAAACTAAGACCTACAGATAAGACGCCAATGATCAATTGGAACTGGATGCTGGAAGGCAATCTGACGAACACTAATTTGAAAAAATATGCGTATGCAGGGCTGGATGGGTTGAAAACAGGTTCAACCGATGATGCCGGTTACTGCTTCACAGGAACTGCCGAAAAGAATGGCATGCGTATTATCACGGTTGTGATGGGGACCAAAACAGAGCCGGAGCGTTTTAACGAAACAAGGAAGCTGCTCGACTATGGTTTTAATAATTTTGAAATTAAACCGTTCCTTAATGCGAAGCAGCAAATAGATTCTTTGAAAATCGTAAACATTAAGAAAGGCGTTCAAACTCAAGTCCCTCTTGTGACCAAAACAGGTCTGACGTTCATCGCCAGAAAAGGCGCGAAAGATACTGATTTCACAATAACAGCGGAACCGGTTGAAGAAAGCAAGTTGGTGGCTCCGATTACGAAGGGCGATGCTCTTGGAAAAGTAAAAGTAAGCTACAATGGCCAAGAAAAAACGGTTGATCTTATAGCCGATGACGATGTTCAAAAAGGCAGTTGGATTCGACTGTTGTTCCGCTCCTTCAAAAACTTCTTCAGCGATATGTTTAAAGGGGTCAAAGGCGGCTCGTAG
- the guaB gene encoding IMP dehydrogenase, translating to MREDKFGKEGLTFDDVLLVPRKSEVFGKEIDVSTVLAPHVKLNIPFISSAMDTVTESSLAIAMAREGGIGIIHKNMTIDLQAEHVDRVKRSESGVITNPFSLTPEHHVYDAEELMAKYRISGVPIVNDANKLVGILTNRDLRFVHDYSIKIKEVMTQEDLVTAPVGTTLQQAEGILQKHKIEKLPLVDDNFELKGLITIKDIEKAIQFPNSAKDAQGRLLVGAAVGVSKDVLERAAALVKAGIDVIVVDSAHGHHINIAETVKKLRSQYPELPIIAGNVATGDGTRDLIQAGASMVKVGIGPGSICTTRVIAGIGVPQITAIYDCAQAAAEFGVPIIADGGIKYSGDVVKAIAAGASAVMIGSLFAGTDESPGESEIFQGRKYKVYRGMGSLGAMKEGSKDRYFQENESKLVPEGIEGRVAYKGPMADTVYQLVGGLRSGMGYCGARNIPELIHDTQFIRITGAGLKESHPHDIQITKEAPNYSM from the coding sequence GTGAGGGAAGACAAGTTCGGTAAGGAAGGCTTAACATTTGATGATGTGTTGTTGGTGCCGAGAAAATCTGAAGTGTTCGGTAAGGAGATCGACGTTTCAACAGTTCTGGCGCCTCATGTGAAATTAAACATTCCATTTATTAGCTCGGCTATGGATACAGTGACGGAATCGTCGCTTGCTATTGCTATGGCTCGTGAGGGGGGTATCGGGATCATCCATAAGAATATGACGATTGACCTGCAAGCTGAGCATGTGGACCGCGTGAAGCGTTCGGAGAGTGGGGTTATTACGAATCCTTTCTCCCTAACGCCTGAGCACCATGTCTATGATGCAGAAGAATTAATGGCGAAATATCGGATTTCAGGTGTGCCGATTGTGAATGATGCCAATAAGCTGGTAGGGATTCTGACGAATCGCGACTTGCGTTTTGTGCATGATTATTCAATCAAGATCAAGGAAGTAATGACGCAGGAAGATCTGGTCACGGCTCCGGTAGGAACGACACTTCAGCAGGCAGAAGGTATTCTTCAAAAGCACAAAATTGAGAAATTGCCGCTGGTTGATGATAATTTTGAGCTTAAGGGATTAATTACGATTAAAGATATTGAGAAGGCTATTCAGTTCCCTAACTCGGCAAAAGACGCTCAGGGCCGCTTATTGGTAGGCGCAGCTGTAGGTGTCTCCAAAGATGTCCTTGAACGCGCTGCTGCGCTTGTGAAAGCTGGTATTGATGTTATCGTGGTAGATTCCGCGCACGGCCATCATATTAATATTGCTGAGACGGTTAAAAAGCTAAGAAGCCAATATCCGGAGCTTCCTATTATCGCAGGTAATGTAGCCACGGGTGACGGTACTCGCGATCTCATTCAAGCGGGAGCATCGATGGTGAAGGTAGGCATCGGGCCTGGTTCCATCTGTACAACACGCGTTATCGCGGGGATTGGCGTTCCTCAAATTACGGCAATCTATGATTGCGCGCAAGCTGCGGCAGAATTCGGCGTTCCCATCATTGCAGATGGCGGGATCAAGTATTCTGGAGATGTGGTGAAGGCGATCGCGGCTGGAGCTAGCGCCGTTATGATTGGTAGTCTTTTTGCGGGAACGGATGAGAGCCCGGGAGAATCGGAGATTTTCCAAGGCCGTAAATACAAAGTGTATCGCGGTATGGGTTCCTTGGGAGCCATGAAAGAAGGCAGTAAAGACCGCTATTTCCAAGAGAATGAGAGCAAGCTTGTTCCCGAAGGTATTGAAGGGCGCGTAGCTTACAAAGGTCCTATGGCCGATACTGTATATCAACTGGTAGGCGGACTTCGTTCTGGTATGGGGTATTGTGGAGCGAGAAACATTCCTGAGTTGATTCACGATACGCAATTTATTCGAATTACGGGGGCAGGTCTGAAAGAGAGCCATCCGCATGATATTCAAATTACAAAAGAGGCTCCAAACTACTCCATGTAA
- the pdxS gene encoding pyridoxal 5'-phosphate synthase lyase subunit PdxS — protein sequence METGTSRVKTGMAEMQKGGVIMDVMNAEQAKIAEAAGASAVMALERVPADIRAAGGVSRMADPTIVEDVMRVVSIPVMAKARIGHFVEAKVLESLGVDYIDESEVLTPADEVFHINKRDFTVPFVCGCRDLGEALRRIGEGASMLRTKGEPGTGNIVEAVRHMRTIQGQIRKIQGMSKDELMFEAKNLGAPYELLLQVHESGKLPVVNFAAGGVATPADAALMMHLGSDGVFVGSGIFKSDSPEKFAKAIVEAVTHYTDYKLIAEISKNLGTPMKGIEISKLQASERMQERGW from the coding sequence ATGGAAACAGGAACATCCCGCGTTAAAACAGGTATGGCTGAAATGCAAAAAGGCGGCGTCATTATGGACGTCATGAATGCTGAACAAGCAAAAATCGCAGAAGCAGCTGGTGCATCTGCAGTTATGGCGCTCGAGCGCGTACCTGCTGACATTCGTGCTGCCGGCGGCGTATCCCGCATGGCGGATCCAACAATCGTTGAAGATGTCATGAGAGTTGTTTCGATTCCGGTTATGGCGAAAGCTAGAATTGGGCATTTTGTAGAAGCAAAAGTCCTGGAGTCTCTGGGCGTTGATTATATCGATGAGAGTGAAGTTCTGACTCCTGCGGACGAAGTGTTCCACATTAACAAACGTGACTTCACGGTTCCTTTCGTATGTGGTTGCCGCGATTTAGGCGAAGCTTTGCGTCGTATTGGCGAAGGTGCATCCATGCTTCGTACCAAAGGTGAGCCAGGAACAGGCAATATCGTAGAAGCTGTGCGCCACATGCGTACAATTCAAGGCCAAATTCGCAAAATTCAAGGCATGTCCAAGGATGAGCTGATGTTTGAAGCTAAGAATTTAGGCGCTCCTTACGAATTGTTGCTGCAAGTACATGAATCAGGCAAATTGCCTGTTGTTAACTTCGCGGCTGGCGGTGTAGCTACACCTGCTGATGCTGCGTTGATGATGCACTTGGGTTCAGATGGCGTATTCGTTGGATCCGGTATTTTCAAATCGGACAGCCCTGAGAAATTCGCTAAAGCTATTGTAGAAGCGGTAACGCACTACACGGATTATAAATTGATTGCTGAAATTTCCAAAAACCTCGGTACCCCTATGAAGGGAATCGAAATTTCCAAGCTTCAAGCTTCCGAGCGTATGCAGGAGCGCGGCTGGTAA
- a CDS encoding putative glycoside hydrolase, with the protein MESSAPKKGIGTFLLLFLVMQGISGCSAKIDAVKDDPNPLRGLNELGNTLPAPLPVAKAPTVDAPVQPQLPAKQVVKGIYVSAWSAVGNKFEQLLTLVEQTDLNAMVIDVKNDSGQVTYPSTIPVVNEIGANSHVIIHDLKAKLQRLKDKNIYSIARIVVFKDPYLGKKKSELAMKSHSGSVWKDNKGIAWVDPYKEEVWDYNIQLAEEAAALGFDEIQFDYVRFPENGKKVDSEVQFDNPNKLTKAQVIESFLQRAKEKIGQRAYLSADVFGLTTSSDNDMGIGQDWAKISKQVNYISPMLYPSHYTSGIYGVKSPDLQPYAIISRAISDAKGKNQQLAQAASQVAEIRPWYQDFTATWVKPHKTYGAADVREQIKAAKEHGVEQFLLWNSNSIYSYR; encoded by the coding sequence ATGGAAAGTTCAGCACCCAAGAAAGGGATAGGTACATTTCTTTTGTTGTTTTTGGTGATGCAAGGGATTAGCGGTTGTTCGGCGAAGATAGACGCTGTCAAAGATGATCCCAACCCGTTGAGAGGTCTCAATGAACTTGGAAACACCCTGCCTGCACCTTTACCGGTTGCGAAAGCACCGACTGTTGATGCTCCTGTACAGCCGCAGCTACCAGCGAAGCAGGTTGTAAAAGGAATTTACGTGTCAGCCTGGTCAGCTGTAGGCAATAAGTTCGAGCAGCTCCTAACGCTGGTGGAACAAACCGATTTGAATGCGATGGTCATTGATGTGAAAAATGATTCAGGGCAAGTTACATATCCCTCCACGATCCCCGTAGTTAATGAAATTGGAGCGAATAGCCATGTCATTATTCATGATTTGAAAGCGAAGCTGCAAAGGCTGAAGGATAAGAACATTTATTCGATTGCTCGAATTGTCGTTTTTAAAGATCCCTATTTGGGGAAGAAAAAAAGTGAATTAGCGATGAAAAGTCACTCCGGCAGTGTGTGGAAGGATAATAAGGGGATTGCCTGGGTAGATCCTTATAAAGAAGAAGTGTGGGATTATAATATTCAGTTAGCGGAGGAAGCAGCTGCGCTGGGTTTTGACGAGATTCAGTTCGACTACGTGAGATTCCCCGAGAATGGGAAGAAAGTTGACAGTGAAGTTCAATTCGATAACCCGAATAAGTTGACGAAGGCGCAAGTGATCGAATCATTTTTGCAAAGAGCCAAGGAAAAGATTGGACAAAGGGCGTATTTGTCAGCCGATGTATTCGGTTTAACGACATCATCAGACAATGATATGGGAATCGGGCAAGATTGGGCCAAAATCAGCAAGCAGGTCAACTATATTTCGCCAATGCTCTATCCCTCTCACTATACTAGCGGCATCTATGGAGTCAAGAGTCCTGATTTGCAGCCGTATGCGATCATTAGCAGAGCGATTAGCGACGCGAAGGGAAAGAATCAACAATTAGCGCAAGCGGCTAGCCAGGTGGCCGAAATTAGACCCTGGTATCAGGATTTTACGGCTACTTGGGTAAAGCCTCATAAAACCTACGGCGCGGCAGATGTGAGAGAGCAAATAAAAGCAGCTAAGGAACATGGCGTAGAACAATTTTTATTGTGGAACTCCAACAGTATATACTCCTATCGTTAA
- the serS gene encoding serine--tRNA ligase, producing MFDVKLLRSDLAAVQAAMQNRGKQIEELNGFTELDVKRRELLQETEQLKNRRNTVSQEVAGRKRSGENADDLIQEMKVVGDRIKELDDEIRVLDESLQQVLLSIPNMPHASVPVGRTEEENVELRRIGEIPQFDYEVKPHWEVAQELGILDFEAAAKVTGSRFVFYKGLGARLERALINFMMDLHSDEHGYEEMLPPYIVNRDSLTGTGQLPKFEEDVFKIQDSDYFLIPTAEVPVTNYHREDILTNDQLPVNFVAFSACFRSEAGSAGRDTRGLIRQHQFNKIELVKLVKPEDSYEELEKLTGHAERVLQLLKLPYRVLSLCTGDIGFTSAKTYDLEVWLPNSGAYREISSCSNFEDFQARRANIRFRRDAKAKPEFVHTLNGSGLALGRTVAAILENYQQADGSIVVPDVLIPYMNGIKVITKK from the coding sequence TTGTTTGATGTAAAGTTACTACGCAGTGATTTGGCAGCGGTACAAGCTGCAATGCAAAACCGTGGGAAACAGATTGAAGAGCTTAACGGCTTCACGGAGCTGGATGTTAAGCGGAGAGAGCTGCTGCAAGAGACGGAGCAGCTCAAGAATCGCCGTAATACCGTGTCGCAAGAGGTTGCCGGTCGCAAAAGATCCGGTGAGAATGCGGATGATTTGATTCAAGAAATGAAGGTCGTCGGAGACCGCATTAAAGAACTCGATGACGAGATTCGCGTGTTGGACGAGTCCTTGCAACAGGTACTGCTCTCCATCCCGAATATGCCCCATGCAAGCGTTCCTGTAGGCCGTACAGAAGAAGAGAATGTAGAGCTTCGCCGTATTGGCGAGATTCCACAGTTCGATTATGAAGTGAAGCCGCATTGGGAAGTTGCGCAGGAACTGGGCATTCTGGATTTCGAAGCAGCTGCGAAGGTGACGGGTTCGCGTTTTGTTTTCTACAAAGGCCTTGGGGCCAGGTTGGAGCGGGCTTTGATTAACTTCATGATGGACCTGCACAGTGATGAGCATGGTTATGAAGAAATGCTGCCTCCTTATATCGTAAACCGTGACAGCTTAACGGGAACGGGACAGCTTCCTAAGTTTGAGGAAGATGTGTTTAAAATACAGGATTCGGATTATTTCCTGATTCCGACAGCAGAAGTTCCGGTGACCAATTATCACCGCGAAGATATTCTAACGAATGATCAGCTGCCGGTGAATTTCGTGGCTTTCAGTGCTTGCTTCCGTTCGGAAGCGGGATCTGCGGGCAGAGATACCCGCGGCTTAATCAGACAGCATCAATTCAACAAAATTGAGCTTGTTAAGCTGGTTAAACCCGAAGACTCCTATGAGGAGCTAGAGAAGCTTACAGGGCATGCTGAGCGCGTCTTGCAGCTATTGAAGCTGCCGTACCGCGTGTTGTCTCTGTGCACTGGCGATATTGGCTTCACATCCGCGAAAACGTACGATCTAGAGGTCTGGCTGCCGAACAGCGGCGCTTACCGTGAGATCTCGTCATGCAGCAACTTCGAGGACTTCCAAGCTCGCAGAGCTAATATTCGCTTCCGCCGCGATGCGAAGGCGAAGCCGGAATTCGTACATACATTGAACGGATCAGGCTTGGCGCTTGGTCGCACGGTGGCCGCGATCCTTGAGAATTACCAACAAGCGGACGGTTCGATCGTTGTTCCGGACGTCCTTATTCCTTACATGAATGGCATAAAAGTGATCACAAAAAAATAG